Proteins from a single region of Scleropages formosus chromosome 22, fSclFor1.1, whole genome shotgun sequence:
- the LOC108918195 gene encoding aquaporin-4: protein MALREELRSRQFWRALLAEVLGSLIFVSAVLGSSVPGPADMAQGPLYPALAAGMVAVALSHCFGEISGAQVNPAVTLAFLATRRLDLLRAAVYILGQCLGATLGAALLYLLLPLKSAAEVYPSKVSSEGNAGQALGMEVLATFQLVFTIFSVEDQRRREGSEPGNLAIGFSLSAGVLTAGRFSGGSMNPARSLGPAIITGFWEHHWVYWIGPVLGSVLAGVSHEFFFVASASRQKLVACLTCKDIEIMEAASVSRSSLSTVTQAAMRAKQANKQDHN from the exons ATGGCCCTACGTGAG GAGCTGCGAAGTCGCCAGTTTTGGCGTGCCTTGCTGGCAGAGGTTCTGGGTTCCCTCATCTTTGTGTCTGCAGTGCTGGGGTCTTCAGTGCCAGGACCTGCAGACATGGCTCAGGGTCCCCTGTACCCAGCTCTGGCCGCTGGCATGGTGGCCGTGGCGCTGAGCCATTGCTTTGGCGAGATCAGCGGCGCACAG GTGAACCCAGCCGTAACTCTGGCCTTTCTGGCCACACGACGGCTGGACCTGCTGAGGGCTGCTGTCTACATATTGGGCCAATGCCTGGGCGCTACACTGGGGGCTGCTCTCCTCTACCTGCTCCTACCTCTGAAATCCGCTGCAGAAGTGTATCCCAGCAAG GTGTCCTCAGAAGGTAATGCAGGCCAGGCTTTGGGCATGGAGGTACTGGCTACTTTCCAGCTGGTCTTCACCATCTTCTCTGTAGAGGATCAGCGGCGGCGGGAGGGAAGCGAGCCGGGAAATCTGGCCATCGGCTTCTCCTTGAGCGCCGGCGTACTGACCGCG GGTCGATTTTCTGGAGGCAGCATGAATCCTGCTCGTTCTTTGGGTCCCGCTATTATCACAGGTTTTTGGGAACATCACTGG GTGTACTGGATAGGCCCAGTGTTGGGCTCCGTGCTGGCTGGTGTGTCCCATGAGTTCTTTTTTGTGGCCAGTGCCTCTCGCCAGAAGCTGGTAGCCTGTCTCACCTGCAAGGACATCGAGATCATGGAGGCCGCCAGCGTGTCCCGCTCCTCCTTGTCCACTGTCACACAGGCAGCCATGAGGGCCAAACAGGCTAACAAGCAAGACCACAACTGA